Proteins encoded in a region of the Microbacterium neungamense genome:
- a CDS encoding metal ABC transporter substrate-binding protein produces MPKTLRRAGVALLLAASLTGPLASCAPASGDGAPAGEDADRPVVLTTFTVLADIAANVAGDHLAVESITKPGAEIHGYEPTPRDIAKASEADLILDNGLNLEAWFAQFVESVDVPHVVVSEGVEPIDISEDAYAGKPNPHAWMSPLNVQIYVDNMVEAFSDLDPAHADHFARNGEGYKAELQAVQDELVAELAALPEHQRALVTCEGAFSYLARDAGLTEAYIWPVNAEQQATPQQITRAIAFVTENDVPAVFCESTVSDKPMRQVVEATGASFGGILYVDSLSEADGPVPTYLDLIRHDAETIVAALTGGGS; encoded by the coding sequence ATGCCGAAAACTCTCCGCCGCGCCGGCGTCGCCCTCCTCCTCGCCGCGTCCCTCACCGGGCCGCTGGCGTCGTGCGCGCCCGCGTCGGGCGACGGCGCCCCGGCCGGGGAGGACGCCGACCGCCCGGTCGTGCTCACCACGTTCACCGTCCTCGCCGACATCGCCGCCAACGTCGCGGGCGATCACCTCGCCGTGGAGTCGATCACGAAGCCGGGCGCCGAGATCCACGGCTACGAGCCCACCCCGAGGGACATCGCGAAGGCATCCGAGGCCGACCTCATCCTCGACAACGGGCTCAACCTCGAGGCGTGGTTCGCGCAGTTCGTGGAGTCGGTCGACGTGCCGCACGTCGTCGTCTCCGAGGGCGTCGAGCCGATCGACATCTCCGAGGACGCGTACGCCGGCAAGCCCAACCCGCACGCGTGGATGAGCCCGCTGAACGTGCAGATCTATGTCGACAACATGGTCGAGGCCTTCAGCGATCTCGATCCGGCGCACGCCGACCACTTCGCCCGCAACGGCGAGGGCTACAAGGCCGAGCTTCAGGCCGTGCAGGACGAGCTGGTGGCGGAGCTGGCCGCCCTGCCCGAGCATCAGCGCGCGCTGGTCACCTGCGAGGGCGCCTTCTCGTACCTGGCCCGCGACGCCGGCCTCACCGAGGCGTACATCTGGCCGGTGAACGCAGAGCAGCAGGCCACCCCGCAGCAGATCACCCGGGCGATCGCGTTCGTCACCGAGAACGACGTGCCGGCGGTGTTCTGCGAGTCGACCGTCTCCGACAAGCCGATGCGCCAGGTGGTGGAGGCGACCGGGGCCTCGTTCGGGGGCATCCTGTACGTCGACTCGCTGTCCGAGGCGGACGGGCCGGTGCCCACCTACCTCGACCTGATCCGGCACGACGCGGAGACCATCGTCGCCGCCCTCACCGGGGGCGGATCATGA
- a CDS encoding TrmH family RNA methyltransferase translates to MAEQTPERSTHGLGPWQGPWPEGDRYDPELLAHGDTRNVIDRYRYWRMEAIVADLDSRRHPFHVAIENWQHDMNIGSIVRSANAFLADTVHIIGRRRWNRRGAMVTDRYQHVVHHEDVASFAAWARDEGIPIVAVDNVGEAVPVERVDLPERCVLLFGQEGPGLSPEALAAASAHVEITQYGSTRSINASAAAAVVMYEWCRRYA, encoded by the coding sequence ATGGCTGAGCAGACCCCCGAGCGCTCCACACACGGGCTCGGCCCGTGGCAGGGGCCGTGGCCGGAGGGCGACCGATACGACCCGGAGCTGCTCGCGCACGGCGACACCCGGAACGTGATCGACCGCTACCGCTATTGGCGGATGGAGGCCATCGTCGCGGATCTCGACAGCCGGCGGCATCCGTTCCACGTCGCCATCGAGAACTGGCAGCACGACATGAACATCGGGTCGATCGTGCGCAGCGCGAACGCCTTCCTCGCCGACACCGTGCACATCATCGGCCGCCGGCGCTGGAACCGGCGCGGCGCGATGGTGACCGACCGCTACCAGCACGTCGTGCACCACGAGGACGTGGCATCCTTCGCGGCCTGGGCGCGGGACGAGGGCATCCCGATCGTCGCGGTGGACAACGTGGGAGAGGCGGTGCCGGTCGAGCGTGTGGACCTGCCGGAGCGCTGCGTGCTGCTGTTCGGGCAGGAGGGCCCCGGCCTGTCGCCGGAGGCGCTCGCGGCGGCATCCGCCCATGTCGAGATCACGCAGTACGGCTCCACCCGTTCGATCAACGCGAGCGCGGCGGCGGCCGTCGTCATGTACGAGTGGTGCCGGCGGTACGCCTGA